The Nocardioides campestrisoli genome includes a window with the following:
- a CDS encoding ComF family protein, whose amino-acid sequence MTRAPLAADLVDHAVDLLVGSACLGCGSRGRLVCRRCLGTLPAQPVPARPSPAPPGLVPAWAAGEYDGLLRRLVIDHKEESRFGLGRPLGRLLARAVGAAAGGEGRVLLVPVPSRPGVVRSRGDDPTRRLVRVAAREATRHGLSARVLPLLRSHRGVLDQSGLDAAARARNLEGSLWVPSRALVGAARAARAARSGLGTGAGAVRVVLCDDVLTTGATAREAQRALAAVGVELSGIAVVGAVRRRHDPAAPAASRGVFAACPGTG is encoded by the coding sequence GTGACCCGTGCTCCGCTTGCCGCCGACCTGGTCGACCACGCCGTGGACCTGCTGGTCGGCAGCGCCTGCCTGGGCTGCGGGAGCCGCGGCCGGCTGGTCTGTCGCCGCTGTCTCGGCACGCTCCCGGCCCAGCCGGTGCCCGCCAGACCCTCACCTGCTCCGCCTGGTCTCGTCCCGGCCTGGGCGGCGGGGGAGTACGACGGGCTGCTCCGCCGGCTGGTGATCGACCACAAGGAGGAGTCGCGGTTCGGCCTGGGCCGCCCCCTGGGCAGGCTGCTGGCCCGGGCGGTCGGAGCGGCCGCAGGAGGGGAGGGACGGGTGCTGCTGGTGCCGGTGCCGTCGCGGCCCGGTGTGGTCCGCTCCCGGGGCGACGACCCCACCAGGCGCCTGGTCCGGGTGGCGGCCCGGGAGGCGACCCGGCACGGCCTGTCGGCGCGCGTGCTGCCGCTGCTGCGCTCGCACCGCGGGGTGCTCGACCAGTCGGGGCTCGACGCCGCAGCCCGGGCCCGCAACCTGGAGGGGTCGCTCTGGGTGCCGAGCCGTGCCCTGGTCGGCGCCGCCCGGGCCGCCCGGGCCGCCCGCAGCGGCCTGGGGACCGGGGCGGGAGCCGTGCGCGTGGTGCTGTGCGACGACGTGCTGACCACCGGCGCCACGGCGCGGGAGGCCCAACGGGCGCTGGCCGCGGTCGGCGTCGAGCTCTCCGGGATCGCCGTGGTGGGTGCGGTCCGGCGACGGCACGACCCGGCCGCGCCCGCCGCGTCGAGGGGGGTGTTCGCGGCATGCCCAGGCACGGGATAG
- a CDS encoding winged helix-turn-helix domain-containing protein — protein MTARAPGVRTLSAAEARRVALAAQGFADRRHAEPTMRTLQRTVRRTGVLQVDSVNVLQRAHYMPLYSRMGAYDVDLLRRASAARPRRLVEYWAHVQALMPVELWPHMRHRMDDYRERRGKWGFTADPTLEPRVLAAVAERGPVTARELEAEVGGTRSREHWGWNWSEARKVLDYLFLVGDVAVAGRTPSFEIVFDLPERVLPAAVLAAPTPTRAEAELELVRRASRSHGVATLACLADYYRMPVARTRAAVATLADAGELEPVRVQGWSRPAWLAAGTPVPRRVEAGTLLSPFDPLVWQRARTEALFGFRYRLEIYTPAHRRVHGYYVLPFLLGERLVGRVDLKADRATGRLLVQSAHREPDAPPETAEALGAELARLGEWLGLDEVVLGGRGDLRPVLPC, from the coding sequence GTGACCGCTCGAGCGCCCGGGGTGCGCACCCTGTCCGCCGCGGAGGCGCGCCGGGTGGCGCTCGCGGCGCAGGGGTTCGCCGACCGGCGGCACGCCGAGCCGACGATGCGCACGCTGCAGCGCACCGTACGGCGGACCGGGGTGCTCCAGGTCGACTCGGTCAACGTGCTCCAGCGCGCCCACTACATGCCGCTGTACTCGCGGATGGGGGCCTACGACGTCGACCTGCTCCGCCGCGCCTCGGCCGCCCGGCCCCGCCGCCTGGTCGAGTACTGGGCGCACGTGCAGGCGCTGATGCCGGTCGAGCTGTGGCCGCACATGCGGCACCGGATGGACGACTACCGCGAACGGCGCGGCAAGTGGGGGTTCACCGCCGACCCGACCCTGGAGCCCCGGGTGCTGGCCGCGGTCGCCGAGCGGGGCCCGGTGACGGCCCGCGAGCTCGAGGCCGAGGTCGGGGGCACCCGGTCCCGCGAGCACTGGGGCTGGAACTGGTCAGAGGCGCGCAAGGTCCTCGACTACCTCTTCCTGGTCGGCGACGTCGCGGTGGCCGGGCGTACGCCGTCCTTCGAGATCGTCTTCGACCTGCCCGAGCGCGTGCTCCCCGCCGCGGTGCTGGCTGCGCCCACCCCGACCCGCGCGGAGGCCGAGCTCGAGCTGGTCCGCCGGGCTTCCCGCTCGCACGGCGTGGCGACGCTCGCCTGCCTGGCCGACTACTACCGGATGCCCGTGGCCCGGACCCGGGCGGCGGTGGCGACCCTGGCCGACGCCGGCGAGCTGGAGCCGGTGCGGGTGCAGGGCTGGTCCCGGCCCGCCTGGCTCGCCGCCGGGACCCCGGTGCCGCGCCGGGTGGAGGCCGGGACGCTGCTGAGCCCGTTCGACCCGCTCGTGTGGCAGCGCGCCCGCACCGAGGCCCTCTTCGGGTTCCGCTACCGGCTGGAGATCTACACCCCGGCGCACCGACGTGTGCACGGCTACTACGTCCTGCCTTTCCTGCTGGGCGAGCGGCTGGTGGGCCGCGTCGACCTCAAGGCCGACCGGGCGACGGGGAGGTTGCTGGTGCAGTCCGCGCACCGGGAGCCGGACGCGCCCCCGGAGACGGCCGAGGCCCTGGGCGCCGAGCTGGCAAGGCTGGGGGAGTGGCTGGGCCTGGACGAGGTGGTCCTGGGGGGCCGGGGGGACCTGCGCCCCGTGCTGCCCTGCTAG
- the mtrB gene encoding MtrAB system histidine kinase MtrB — MAPHLSLRRVPTALARGLTSWRRSIQARVVASTLVLTTLVVGVVGWFLLQQTRDGLLEQRVERAVSEASNETAEARSRLTFATGTDVDAPGQRQDLIEPIIARGASRGFAVILSAPLGSGGTLAGGGAQFTQNLDKSSVPRALESRFSTPQETAWTYTTIKTTGPVAGGVEPGPGIAVGSQVTLPADGETYTVYYLFPLSEQADTLGLVTRALLTAAVLLVLLVAGVTWLVTRQVVAPVRMAREVAERLAAGQLQERLRVTGDDDLARLATSFNQMASNLQRQIRQLEELSRLQRRFVSDVSHELRTPLTTVRMAGDVLHDSRDQFDPATARAAELLQTELDRFEVLLADLLEISRFDAGAAVLEVEDVNLVDVAHRVAEATQVLAIQRGTRVVVVDPGHPCLAEADVRRVERIVRNLVTNAIDHAERRDIVVHVGADEEAAAITVRDYGVGLGPGESAMVFNRFWRADPARARTSGGTGLGLSISLEDTHLHGGWLQAWGRRGEGAQFRLTLPRRLGQSLRRSPLPLVPADDEVRA; from the coding sequence ATGGCACCGCACCTGTCCCTGAGAAGGGTCCCGACCGCGCTGGCGCGTGGCCTGACCAGCTGGCGCCGGTCGATCCAGGCACGCGTGGTGGCCAGCACCCTGGTGCTGACCACGCTGGTCGTGGGCGTCGTGGGGTGGTTCCTGCTCCAGCAGACCCGCGACGGACTGCTGGAGCAGCGGGTCGAGCGCGCGGTCAGCGAGGCGAGCAACGAGACCGCCGAGGCGCGGAGCAGGCTGACCTTCGCCACCGGCACCGACGTCGACGCGCCCGGTCAGCGTCAGGACCTGATCGAGCCGATCATCGCCCGGGGTGCCAGCCGGGGGTTCGCGGTGATCCTCTCGGCGCCGCTCGGCTCGGGCGGCACGCTGGCCGGCGGCGGCGCCCAGTTCACCCAGAACCTCGACAAGTCGAGCGTCCCCCGGGCGCTGGAGAGCCGCTTCTCCACCCCGCAGGAGACGGCCTGGACCTACACCACCATCAAGACCACCGGACCGGTGGCCGGCGGGGTCGAGCCCGGCCCGGGGATCGCGGTCGGCTCGCAGGTCACCCTGCCCGCGGACGGGGAGACCTACACCGTCTACTACCTGTTCCCGCTCTCCGAGCAGGCGGACACCCTCGGCCTGGTGACCCGGGCCCTGCTCACCGCCGCGGTGCTCCTGGTGCTGCTGGTGGCGGGGGTGACCTGGCTGGTCACCCGGCAGGTGGTGGCCCCGGTGCGGATGGCGCGCGAGGTGGCCGAGCGGCTGGCCGCCGGACAGCTGCAGGAGCGGCTCCGGGTCACCGGGGACGACGACCTGGCGCGCCTGGCGACGTCGTTCAACCAGATGGCCTCCAACCTGCAGCGGCAGATCCGTCAGCTCGAGGAGCTCAGCCGGCTCCAGCGCAGGTTCGTCAGCGACGTCTCGCACGAGCTGCGTACCCCGCTGACCACCGTGCGGATGGCGGGAGACGTGCTGCACGACAGCCGGGACCAGTTCGACCCGGCGACCGCGCGGGCCGCGGAGCTGCTGCAGACCGAGCTGGACCGGTTCGAGGTGCTGCTGGCCGACCTGCTCGAGATCAGCCGGTTCGACGCCGGCGCCGCGGTGCTGGAGGTCGAGGACGTCAACCTGGTCGACGTGGCCCACCGGGTCGCCGAGGCGACCCAGGTGCTCGCGATCCAGCGGGGCACCCGGGTGGTGGTGGTCGATCCCGGGCACCCGTGCCTGGCCGAGGCCGACGTACGCCGGGTGGAGCGGATCGTGCGCAACCTGGTCACCAACGCGATCGACCACGCCGAGCGGCGCGACATCGTCGTGCACGTGGGCGCCGACGAGGAGGCCGCGGCGATCACCGTCCGTGACTACGGGGTCGGGCTGGGGCCGGGGGAGTCGGCCATGGTCTTCAACCGGTTCTGGCGCGCCGACCCGGCCCGGGCCCGCACCAGCGGAGGAACCGGCCTCGGCCTCTCCATCTCCCTGGAGGACACCCACCTGCACGGGGGCTGGCTGCAGGCCTGGGGACGCCGCGGCGAGGGCGCCCAGTTCCGGCTGACGCTGCCGCGCCGCCTGGGACAGTCCCTGCGGCGCAGCCCGCTGCCGCTGGTGCCGGCCGACGACGAGGTACGCGCGTGA
- a CDS encoding response regulator — protein sequence MPPVTQPTETTEPVRVIVADDQELFRRGLTMLLTQEPDIEVVAEAGDGVAATDLASSMAPDVVLLDVRMPRRSGIEACRAIKESNPSAKVIMLTVSDEEGDLYEAVKSGAAGYLLKDSSIEEVAQGIRVVADGQSLISPSMAVKLIDEFKQMSKPERHQVNGGLRLTERELEVLRLVAKGMNNREIAKQLFISENTVKNHVRNMLEKLQLHSRMEAVMYAVKEKLLELP from the coding sequence ATGCCGCCTGTGACGCAGCCGACAGAGACAACAGAGCCGGTCCGGGTGATCGTTGCCGACGACCAGGAGCTCTTCCGACGTGGGCTGACGATGCTCCTGACCCAGGAGCCCGACATCGAGGTCGTGGCCGAGGCGGGCGACGGCGTGGCCGCCACGGACCTGGCCAGCTCGATGGCCCCCGACGTGGTCCTGCTCGACGTGCGGATGCCGCGACGCAGCGGGATCGAGGCCTGCCGGGCGATCAAGGAGTCGAACCCGTCGGCGAAGGTCATCATGCTGACGGTCTCCGACGAGGAGGGCGACCTCTACGAAGCCGTCAAGAGCGGCGCCGCGGGCTACCTGCTCAAGGACTCCTCGATCGAGGAGGTGGCCCAGGGCATCCGGGTGGTGGCCGACGGCCAGTCGCTCATCTCCCCGTCGATGGCGGTCAAGCTGATCGACGAGTTCAAGCAGATGTCCAAGCCCGAGCGGCACCAGGTCAACGGCGGGCTCCGGCTCACCGAGCGCGAGCTCGAGGTACTGCGGCTGGTCGCCAAGGGCATGAACAACCGCGAGATCGCCAAGCAGCTCTTCATCTCCGAGAACACCGTGAAGAACCACGTCCGCAACATGCTGGAGAAGCTCCAGCTGCACTCCCGCATGGAGGCGGTCATGTACGCGGTCAAGGAGAAGCTGCTCGAGCTGCCGTGA
- the mtrA gene encoding MtrAB system response regulator MtrA, giving the protein MSQPLADAPTRGRVLVVDDDASLAEMLTIVLRQEGFDSQMVTRGDEALAAFREYRPDLVLLDLMLPGRDGIDVCKEIRTESGVPIVMLTAKGDTIDVVLGLESGADDYVVKPFKPKELVARIRARVRRFEAPVSETLTVGDLEIDVAGHSVTRAGTAVNLTPLEFDLLVCLARKPWQVFTREVLLEQVWGYRHAADTRLVNVHVQRLRSKVEHDPENPEIVLTVRGVGYKAGKS; this is encoded by the coding sequence ATGAGCCAGCCCCTCGCCGACGCGCCCACCCGCGGCCGTGTCCTCGTGGTGGACGACGACGCCTCGCTGGCGGAGATGCTCACCATCGTGCTCCGCCAGGAGGGCTTCGACAGCCAGATGGTCACCCGGGGTGACGAGGCGCTCGCCGCGTTCCGCGAGTACCGCCCCGACCTGGTGCTGCTCGACCTGATGCTGCCCGGCCGCGACGGGATCGACGTGTGCAAGGAGATCCGGACCGAGTCCGGCGTCCCGATCGTGATGCTCACGGCCAAGGGCGACACCATCGACGTGGTGCTCGGGCTCGAGTCGGGTGCCGACGACTACGTGGTGAAGCCGTTCAAGCCCAAGGAGCTGGTGGCCCGCATCCGCGCCCGGGTACGCCGGTTCGAGGCACCGGTCTCGGAGACCCTGACGGTGGGCGACCTGGAGATCGACGTCGCCGGCCACAGCGTGACCCGCGCCGGGACGGCGGTCAACCTGACCCCGCTCGAGTTCGACCTGCTGGTCTGCCTGGCCCGCAAGCCCTGGCAGGTCTTCACCCGCGAGGTGCTCCTGGAGCAGGTGTGGGGCTACCGGCACGCCGCGGACACCCGACTGGTCAACGTGCACGTGCAGCGGCTGCGCTCGAAGGTCGAGCACGACCCGGAGAACCCCGAGATCGTGCTCACGGTGCGCGGTGTCGGCTACAAGGCCGGCAAGTCCTGA
- the ahcY gene encoding adenosylhomocysteinase, with amino-acid sequence MDFKVADLSLADYGRTEIQLAEHEMPGLMAMRERYGDAKPLAGARIAGSLHMTIQTAVLIETLVALGAEVRWASCNIFSTQDHAAAAIVVGPEGTVDQPAGVPVFAWKGESLEEYWWCTQQILNWPGEAGANMILDDGGDATMLVHLGVEMEKTGTAPDPASATSTEQRVIFEVLRESLSTSSDRWTRIAGDIKGVTEETTTGVLRLYDMMKDGSLLFPAINVNDSVTKSKFDNKYGCRHSLIDGINRATDVLIGGKVAVVCGYGDVGKGCAESLRGQGARVIVTEIDPICALQAAMDGYQVDTLDNVLDVADIIITATGNKDVVTVDQMRRMKHNAILGNIGHFDNEIDMAGLEADGVAVRKNVKPQVDLWTFPGQDGRDSHSIIVLSEGRLLNLGNATGHPSFVMSNSFTNQVLGQIEIFTKPEEYPVGVYVLPKHLDEEVARLHLASLGVKLTELTPSQADYLGIPVEGPYKSDQYRY; translated from the coding sequence ATGGACTTCAAGGTCGCCGACCTGAGCCTGGCCGACTACGGCCGGACCGAGATCCAGCTTGCCGAGCACGAGATGCCCGGCCTGATGGCGATGCGGGAGCGCTACGGGGACGCCAAGCCGCTGGCCGGTGCCCGGATCGCCGGCTCGCTGCACATGACGATCCAGACCGCGGTCCTGATCGAGACGCTCGTCGCGCTCGGTGCCGAGGTGCGCTGGGCGTCCTGCAACATCTTCTCCACCCAGGACCACGCCGCCGCTGCCATCGTCGTGGGCCCCGAGGGCACCGTCGACCAGCCGGCCGGCGTCCCGGTCTTCGCCTGGAAGGGCGAGTCCCTGGAGGAGTACTGGTGGTGCACCCAGCAGATCCTCAACTGGCCCGGCGAGGCCGGCGCCAACATGATCCTCGACGACGGTGGTGACGCCACCATGCTGGTCCACCTCGGCGTGGAGATGGAGAAGACCGGCACCGCGCCCGACCCGGCGTCCGCGACGTCGACCGAGCAGCGGGTCATCTTCGAGGTGCTGCGCGAGTCGCTCTCCACCAGCAGCGACCGCTGGACCCGGATCGCCGGCGACATCAAGGGCGTCACCGAGGAGACCACCACGGGCGTCCTGCGGCTCTACGACATGATGAAGGACGGGTCGCTGCTCTTCCCGGCGATCAACGTCAACGACTCGGTCACCAAGTCGAAGTTCGACAACAAGTACGGCTGCCGGCACTCCCTGATCGACGGGATCAACCGCGCCACCGACGTGCTGATCGGCGGCAAGGTCGCGGTCGTGTGCGGCTACGGCGACGTGGGCAAGGGCTGCGCGGAGTCGCTGCGCGGTCAGGGCGCCCGGGTCATCGTCACCGAGATCGACCCGATCTGCGCACTGCAGGCGGCGATGGACGGCTACCAGGTCGACACCCTGGACAACGTGCTGGACGTGGCCGACATCATCATCACCGCGACCGGCAACAAGGACGTCGTCACCGTCGACCAGATGCGCCGGATGAAGCACAACGCGATCCTGGGCAACATCGGTCACTTCGACAACGAGATCGACATGGCCGGCCTGGAGGCCGACGGCGTCGCGGTCCGCAAGAACGTCAAGCCGCAGGTCGACCTGTGGACGTTCCCGGGCCAGGACGGCCGGGACAGCCACTCGATCATCGTGCTCTCCGAGGGTCGCCTGCTCAACCTCGGCAACGCGACGGGCCACCCGTCGTTCGTGATGTCGAACTCCTTCACCAACCAGGTGCTGGGCCAGATCGAGATCTTCACCAAGCCCGAGGAGTACCCCGTCGGGGTCTACGTGCTCCCCAAGCACCTCGACGAGGAGGTCGCCCGCCTGCACCTGGCCTCGCTGGGCGTCAAGCTCACCGAGCTGACCCCCTCGCAGGCCGACTACCTGGGCATCCCCGTGGAGGGCCCGTACAAGTCCGACCAGTACCGCTACTGA
- the hpf gene encoding ribosome hibernation-promoting factor, HPF/YfiA family — translation MDVVVTGRHVEVSDRFRAHVEEKLSRLEKHDQRIIRVQAEVSAERNPRQQDRAVRVQLTALTKGPVIRAEAAAEDKMAALDLALDKMTAQMRKAADRRRIHRGRRTPVSVGEALAETGAEETPDAGSDEVQERQVGPITVTGDGPLVVREKSHEAEPMTLDQALYEMELVGHDFYLFVDKESEKPSVVYRRHGYDYGVITLTVAS, via the coding sequence ATGGACGTAGTGGTGACGGGACGGCACGTGGAGGTCTCGGACAGGTTTCGAGCCCACGTGGAGGAGAAGCTCTCCCGGCTCGAGAAGCACGACCAGAGGATCATCCGGGTACAGGCGGAGGTGTCCGCCGAGCGCAACCCGCGGCAGCAGGACCGGGCCGTCCGGGTGCAGCTGACCGCCCTGACCAAGGGGCCGGTCATCCGCGCGGAGGCCGCGGCCGAGGACAAGATGGCCGCGCTCGACCTGGCGCTGGACAAGATGACCGCCCAGATGCGCAAGGCGGCCGACCGGCGGCGTATCCATCGCGGACGCCGTACCCCCGTCTCGGTGGGCGAGGCGCTGGCCGAGACCGGGGCCGAGGAGACTCCGGACGCAGGCTCCGACGAGGTCCAGGAGCGGCAGGTCGGGCCGATCACGGTCACCGGCGACGGCCCGCTCGTGGTCCGGGAGAAGTCCCACGAGGCGGAGCCGATGACGCTGGACCAGGCGCTCTACGAGATGGAGCTGGTGGGTCACGACTTCTACCTCTTCGTCGACAAGGAGAGCGAGAAGCCGTCGGTGGTCTACCGGCGCCACGGCTACGACTACGGAGTCATCACGCTCACCGTCGCCAGCTGA
- a CDS encoding DUF808 domain-containing protein translates to MSGGLFALLDDVAVLARLAAASVDDVAAAAGRASAKAAGVVIDDTAVTPQYVHGLAAERELPIIRKIAVGSVRNKLLLILPVILLLSQFLPWVLTPILMLGGTYLCFEGAEKIWGKLSGHEEHTEALATEIGPEQEKQMVAGAVRTDLILSAEIMVIALNEVAEEPFLARALILVVVALGITVLVYGVVALIVKMDDVGLSLAGRANRVAQSVGHGLVRGMPWLLTAIGLVGTVAMLWVGGHILLVGTDDLGWHAPYDLVHHLEEDVAHAVGVLEGAVAWVVNTAFSAVVGLVVGAVVVAVLHLVPRPGRKAAH, encoded by the coding sequence GTGAGCGGCGGGCTCTTCGCCCTGCTCGACGACGTCGCCGTGCTGGCCCGGCTGGCCGCGGCCTCGGTCGACGACGTGGCGGCCGCCGCCGGACGCGCCAGCGCCAAGGCGGCGGGTGTGGTGATCGACGACACCGCGGTCACCCCGCAGTACGTCCACGGGCTGGCGGCCGAGCGGGAGCTGCCGATCATCCGCAAGATCGCCGTCGGCTCGGTGCGCAACAAGCTGCTGCTCATCCTGCCGGTGATCCTGCTGCTCAGCCAGTTCCTGCCGTGGGTGCTGACCCCGATCCTGATGCTCGGCGGCACCTACCTGTGCTTCGAGGGCGCGGAGAAGATCTGGGGGAAGCTCTCCGGACACGAGGAGCACACCGAGGCGCTGGCCACCGAGATCGGTCCGGAGCAGGAGAAGCAGATGGTCGCGGGCGCCGTCCGCACCGACCTGATCCTCTCCGCCGAGATCATGGTGATCGCGCTCAACGAGGTGGCCGAGGAGCCCTTCCTGGCCCGCGCGCTGATCCTGGTGGTGGTCGCCCTGGGGATCACCGTGCTGGTCTACGGCGTGGTGGCGCTGATCGTGAAGATGGACGACGTGGGGCTGTCGCTGGCGGGCCGGGCCAACCGAGTGGCGCAGTCGGTCGGGCACGGACTGGTCCGCGGCATGCCCTGGCTGCTGACCGCGATCGGCCTGGTCGGCACCGTGGCCATGCTCTGGGTCGGCGGGCACATCCTGCTGGTGGGCACCGACGACCTGGGCTGGCATGCGCCGTACGACCTGGTGCACCACCTCGAGGAGGACGTGGCGCACGCGGTCGGGGTGCTGGAGGGCGCGGTGGCCTGGGTGGTCAACACCGCCTTCTCGGCGGTGGTCGGGCTGGTGGTCGGGGCCGTGGTGGTCGCCGTGCTGCACCTGGTGCCCCGCCCCGGGCGCAAGGCGGCGCACTGA
- a CDS encoding LpqB family beta-propeller domain-containing protein, with protein sequence MTPRWRAVAATAAALLLAGCVQMPTAGPILEVEDTQSGNTSGGTFIDPAPPEPGASAREVVSGFLEAMKAAPIKTTVAAQYLSSEAQVRWKPEGGTITYSDLDPVRGDRVLTVPMVDAEVYDSRGAWSRSLRAGDAELSFPMTLEGAEWRIAEAPDALVVPESWFEDRFSRAALYFLDPTGRILVPEPVFVPEGDQFATSLVRGLLAGPPRHLGTVVRSTVPAGLSLALSVPIDDDGLAEVSLQGPPGVSAEDLVSDEMIAQVAWTLRQDPRITAVRLTLNGRAVPLPGHGQELSPAAGARLDPVGSGSVRDLFALRDGLLVRGDLEEFDETSGPLGSQQLGVRTAAVNLTATQAAAVTTDGTSLLVAPVEDEEGVATELFAGGTDLLPPVWDFTDRLWWVDRTAGGAVVWTSTNERARQVRVPGLTGRNVTSFLVSRDGSRLAAVVREPGGDRVVTGRIQRDERGRVLGATRVRPLDLELEPGRRINDMGWRSPSSLTLLSDITGDLSQVRTVAVEGAPADLDTGATSRIRGGAGTLVSSPARNESVYVVQADGVADLVDPAREIPPLDEGITWLGFVG encoded by the coding sequence GTGACCCCACGATGGCGGGCGGTGGCGGCGACCGCCGCGGCGCTGCTGCTGGCCGGCTGCGTCCAGATGCCGACCGCGGGTCCGATCCTCGAGGTGGAGGACACCCAGTCCGGGAACACCTCGGGCGGCACCTTCATCGACCCCGCGCCGCCGGAGCCCGGCGCCTCGGCCCGCGAGGTGGTCTCGGGGTTCCTGGAGGCGATGAAGGCCGCGCCGATCAAGACCACGGTGGCCGCGCAGTACCTCTCCAGCGAGGCCCAGGTGCGGTGGAAGCCCGAGGGTGGCACCATCACCTACTCCGACCTCGACCCGGTCCGCGGTGACCGCGTGCTGACCGTGCCGATGGTCGACGCCGAGGTCTACGACTCCCGAGGCGCCTGGTCGCGGTCGCTGCGCGCCGGGGACGCCGAGCTCAGCTTCCCGATGACGCTGGAGGGCGCCGAGTGGCGGATCGCCGAGGCCCCCGACGCCCTGGTGGTGCCCGAGTCCTGGTTCGAGGACCGGTTCTCGCGCGCCGCGCTCTACTTCCTCGACCCGACCGGGCGCATCCTGGTCCCCGAGCCGGTCTTCGTCCCCGAGGGCGACCAGTTCGCCACCTCGCTGGTCCGCGGCCTGCTCGCCGGCCCGCCCCGCCACCTGGGCACCGTGGTGCGCAGCACCGTGCCCGCGGGGCTGAGCCTGGCGCTCTCGGTGCCGATCGACGACGACGGACTGGCCGAGGTCTCGCTGCAGGGCCCGCCGGGCGTGAGTGCGGAGGACCTCGTCTCCGACGAGATGATCGCCCAGGTGGCCTGGACCCTGCGCCAGGACCCGCGGATCACCGCGGTGCGGCTCACCCTCAACGGGCGTGCGGTGCCGCTGCCGGGCCACGGCCAGGAGCTGAGCCCCGCCGCCGGCGCTCGGCTGGACCCCGTGGGCTCGGGCTCGGTGCGCGACCTCTTCGCGCTCCGGGACGGGCTCCTGGTCCGGGGGGACCTCGAGGAGTTCGACGAGACCTCCGGGCCGCTGGGCAGCCAGCAGCTCGGGGTGCGCACCGCCGCGGTCAACCTCACCGCGACCCAGGCGGCCGCGGTGACCACGGACGGCACCTCCCTGCTGGTGGCTCCGGTCGAGGACGAGGAGGGGGTCGCCACCGAGCTGTTCGCCGGCGGCACCGACCTGCTCCCGCCCGTCTGGGACTTCACCGACCGGCTCTGGTGGGTCGACCGCACGGCGGGCGGCGCCGTGGTGTGGACGTCGACGAACGAGCGGGCCAGGCAGGTGCGGGTGCCCGGGCTGACCGGTCGCAACGTGACCTCGTTCCTGGTCTCCCGCGACGGCTCCCGGCTCGCGGCCGTCGTCCGTGAGCCCGGTGGCGACCGGGTGGTCACCGGCCGGATCCAGCGCGACGAGCGCGGCCGCGTCCTGGGCGCCACCCGGGTCCGCCCGCTCGACCTCGAGCTCGAGCCGGGGCGGCGGATCAACGACATGGGCTGGCGCTCGCCGTCCTCCCTCACCCTGCTCAGCGACATCACCGGAGACCTGTCCCAGGTCCGCACGGTCGCGGTGGAGGGCGCGCCCGCGGACCTGGACACCGGCGCCACCTCCAGGATCCGGGGCGGGGCCGGGACGCTGGTGAGCTCCCCGGCCCGGAACGAGAGCGTCTACGTGGTGCAGGCCGACGGGGTCGCCGACCTGGTCGACCCGGCGCGGGAGATCCCGCCGCTGGACGAGGGGATCACCTGGCTGGGCTTCGTCGGCTGA